Part of the Phycisphaerae bacterium genome is shown below.
ACTTTTACGTCGTAGCGACGACCGTCGAAGGTGACCGTATCGTCGTACCGCACCGCCATATCGGGTACCGTCTCGCGCCCACCCTTGACTGTCCCAAGGCTGGTCATCGAGTCGATGGTCCAGTTCTTCTTCGACCGGTCGGCCCGGGCAACGAACACCCGAACAGGACCGTCGAGCGCGTACTCACGGTAACTGATACCCGGGGCGACTTCCGACCACTGGGTATCGGCTCTCGCGCAGACCGCGCCGGCAACAATAAAGACCCAGCTTGCCGCCTTCAGCAGACTCATGGTCGCCAACCTCCGGACACTCGACGGATCAGATTCGGCAATGGAAGATCATAGCAGCCGGACCACGAGATGACACCGGGCAATGACGAAAACAGAACGAGACTCCACGACTCTGCAGTGGCGACACCGCCAGGCCGGCCGACGACGCACGTCGGCTTGCCGAGATCGATGGCGATCTATAGATTCTATCTTGTGGAAGCGAGCGCTCGTGCGGCCCGCGGCAACTTGGGAGGCTCTACGATGTCTAAGGTCGCAGTCATCATCGTCGGGGCGGGAAAGGGTACGCGATTCGGCGGTAACGAGAAGAAGATCTTCGCCAAGGTCGACGGCCAGCCCTTATTCCTCCGTTCGATCCAGTTGTTTGTCAACCGCGACGACGTCTGCCAGACCATTCTGGTGGCCGCAGCCGAAGACGAGGAGCAGATCCGGGAGAAATACGGGGCCAACCTCGGCTTCATGGGCGTCAAGATGGTCACCGGTGGGCCGACCCGGCCGGATTCGGTGGCCAACGGACTCGCCGTCGTGAAAGAAGATGCCCAGTTCGTCGCGGTACACGACGCCGCCCGACCCTGTACGACCGATGAGATGATCGACGCGGTTTTCGCCGAGGCGGCCAAAACCGGCGCAGCCCTTCTCGCAGCCCCGCTAAGGGGAACCATCAAAAGGGTCAGCGAGAGCAAGGTTATCGACGAGACGGTTTCCCGCCAGGGCCT
Proteins encoded:
- the ispD gene encoding 2-C-methyl-D-erythritol 4-phosphate cytidylyltransferase; amino-acid sequence: MSKVAVIIVGAGKGTRFGGNEKKIFAKVDGQPLFLRSIQLFVNRDDVCQTILVAAAEDEEQIREKYGANLGFMGVKMVTGGPTRPDSVANGLAVVKEDAQFVAVHDAARPCTTDEMIDAVFAEAAKTGAALLAAPLRGTIKRVSESKVIDETVSRQGLWEAQTPQVFRRNLIMAAYEKRAEFRGELTDDAQLVEVMGHPVAVVECDFTNLKVTTRGDLTLANSIVKFRPKPKPKGPLGAFEEAQW